The Pigmentiphaga aceris DNA segment TTCAGGAACCAGCGGACGGCAAATGACCGCCGCATTGGCAAACTGCGATGCCGTGATGCCATCGACAATCGCAATACCCAGACCACCCGCCACCATGTTGCACGCCGAATAGGCCAGCGTGGTTTCCACTGGCCGCCGACACTGCACACCGGCCGATGTCAGCGCGACTTCCAGCCGTATGCGCATGGGGTTGTTGGGGCCTAACGAGATCAGCGACTCACCTTCCAGGTCGGTGACCTGCACCACTTTCTTGCGCCGCAACCGATGGCCGCGCGGCAGCACACAGACCGCCGCAACACTGGGCAATGCAAACGCGTTCACGCCGGGATATTCCGTGCTCAGGCTGTGCACAAAACCGATGTCAATCTGATTGGCAGCCGTCAGCTCCAATACGCTGAGCGAATTGCGTACGTCCAACGATGTGACCACGTCGGGGCGCAGCAGTGAAAACTGGCGAATGCCCTCGCACAGCAGGCTCAGCCCAAGCACCGTCATGCTGGCCACGCGAAGGGTGCCGATACGCACGGCTTTCAGGTCTTGCGCCACGCGTTCGACCTGTTCCATGCCCTGATAGAAGCGATCGACTTCACGGAACAGTCGCTGCGCTTCCGCACCGGGAATCAGCCGGTTGCCCTCGCGCCGGAACAGGCGAATGGCAAGCGTGGTTTCCAGGTCTTTAATGAGGCGGCTGACTGCCGGTTGGCTGATGTTCATCAGCTCGGCGGCGATGGTCATGCTGCCGGTCACCATGACCTTGCGGAAGGCATCGAGCTGTCGAGGATTGAGGTGCATGAGCGCAGTGTAGACACGCACGAGGGCAGCGCAAAGCACCTTGTGCACGCTTCATAACATTCCCTTATGTGCGTCCAACTTCGTATGGCGTTGTGGCGCAGATGGGCTGCGCTTCATCATTCGGTCACGACATTTGCTTAGGCGCGGCCACGTCTCTTCCAGACTGGTACGGGTCAGGCACCACCGAAGAAAAGCGCCCTATGCTGAATTATGTGATTCGACGCCTGCTGCTGTTCGTGCCGATGCTAGTCGGCATTTCCATCGCCGTATTTCTGGTTATGCACGCCATCCCCGGCGACATTGCGCGCATGGCTGCCGGCCCTGACGCGGCCGAGTCCGACATCGAGCAGATCCGCCAGAACCATGGCCTGGACAAACCGCTTCACCAGCAGTATTTCCTGTACCTGAAGCGCCTGGTCACCGAGGGTGATCTGGGTGAGTCTTTCCAGACCTATGCACCGGTGACCGAAGGCATTGCACGCACCTTGCCTGCTACGCTGGAACTGGCTACCGCAGGCATGTTGCTGGCCGTGATCGTTGGGGTGCCGCTGGGCATCGTGGCAGCATTGCGACCGCGCGGCATGCTCGACAGTGCGCTCACGGCACTTGCCGTTGTCGGCATATCCGCACCCGGATTTTTCCTGGGTCTGCTGCTGATGCTGCTGTTTGCATCCACGCTGGGCTGGCTGCCGCCTACCGGGCGCGGTAGCTGGCAGCAACTGGTCATGCCTGCGGTAACCCTGGGTCTGCCGTACATCGCCACCTTCTCTCGGCTGGCGCGCTCCAGCATGCTCGACGTGCTGGGCGAAGACTACATCCGCACGGCTTACGCCAAGGGTGTCGCCAAGCCGCGCGTCGTGCTGCGCCACGCGCTGGCCAATGCATCGATTCCGCTGGTCACCACTTTCGGCACTGACTTCGGCCGCCTGCTGGGTGGGGCAGTCATCGTTGAAACCGTGTTCGCCTGGCCCGGCATGGGCCGCTACATGATCGACGCGATCATGGTCCGCGACATCTACGTCGTGCAGGGAACCATTCTGGTTTTCGCTGCGCTCGTTGTCCTCATCAACCTTCTCGTCGACCTGGCATATGGACTCCTTGACCCTCGCATCACGTACGCCTGAGGTGGCTGGCGCAGCGCAGCCCGCTGTCGTTGCGGCCACGCCCAAGCGCCCGTCTGGCGGCTTTCTTCGCTATCTGTTTCGTGCACGCCGCTGGATAGCCCTGCTGTCACTCGCCTTGCTGTCGGTGGTGCTGTTGGCCACCTTCGTTGCGCCGTGGATCTATGACTGGAAAACCATCACCCAGGTCAATCTGGACCGGGCCTTGCAAGGCCCGGGCGGCAACTTCTGGCTGGGCACCGACGAGCTTGGCCGTGACCTGCTTGGGCGTGTGCTGTGGGGTGCGCGAATCACCTTGACGGTGGCCTTTGGCAGTGTCGCGATGGGCATGACCGTGGGCGTGTCCCTGGGTGCGCTCTGTGGCTTCTACAGCAACGCGTTCACTGCCACGGTGATGCGGCTGATGGATTTCATGATTGCCTTCCCGCGCACGCTGGTGGCCATCATGGTGGTGGCGATTGCCGGCAACAGCATCATGAGTCTGACCGTGGCGATTGCGATTTCGACCATGCCGATCTACGTGCGCTTCTTTGCTGCGCCAGTGCAGGCGCTGAAGCGACGCGAGTTCGTGCTGGCGTCACGTGCCATCGGTGTGGGGGACTTGTCGCTGGTGCTGACACACATCATTCCGAACATCGGTTCGCTGATCATCGTGCAGGCCACGACGTCTTTGGCCGAAGCGATTCTGATCGGATCGGGCCTGAGTTTCCTGGGTCTTGGTCCCCCGCCGCCAATCCCGGAATGGGGCGCAATGATCGCCAATTCGCGCGCCCACCTGACCAGTCATCCGCACGTGCTGCTTGCCCCCGGCTGCGCCCTGTTCATCGTCATCCTGAGCTTCAACCTGGTCGGCGATGCCCTGCGTGATTACGTAGACCCGCGATCCAGACAGTCGCAGCGCTAAGCACCACCCAGAGTTTTCTTTGATTGATCCGACCGTGAGGCCACGCACTGGCCTCACGTGGAGGCTGCTGCCTGCCCGCGCTGTGTCGTTCCGGTTTTTTGTCCTGCCTTCTGCCCTCGCCCATTCGATCCTGACTACCCCGACCCTGGAGAACCGTCCATGCGCCAACCCGCTTCGTTCGCTGTCCGCCCACTTCCTGCCTTGGCCCTGGCCTTGACGCTGCTGTGCGGCTTCGCGCCTGCTGCCCATGCCCAGGCCAGCCTGACCTACGTGCAGGGCACCGAGATCGACACGCTTGATCCGGCCGTCAGCCGCAGCACGCCATCGCAGATCGTCATCAGCCATCTGTTCAGCCGCCTGGTGGCCTGGGATGGTCCTGGGTTCAACAAGATCGTGCCGGACCTGGCCGAGTCATGGAGCGTATCGCCCGACGGCAAGCTGTGGACCTTCAAGCTGCGCCAGGGCGTGAAATTCCACGATGGCACACCGCTGGATGCCGCTGCCGTGAAGTTCAACCTGGATCGCATCCGCAGCGCAGAACTGGGCTCACCCAACCGTGCGTATTACGCGGCCGTTGACGCAGTGGAAGCGCCGGAAACCCACGTGGTGACCATTTCCACCAAAGAGCCTTCACCCACCTTGCTGGAAATTCTGACCGAGGAATGGTCAGCCATCAGCAGCCCGACGGCGATCAAGAAACATGGCCGCGCCTACGGCCGCAACCCGGTGGGCACCGGCCCCTATGTGTTCAAAAGCTGGGTGCCGAACGAACGCGCCGAGATCACCCGCAACCCTGACTACTTCGGTGACGCGGGCAAGCCCGAACGCCTGGTGTTTCGTCCGGTTCCGGAGAATGCAGCACGCCTGATCGAGCTGCAGACCGGCAACGCAGACGTGGCGGCCAACATCGCCCCCGAACTCACTGCCGAATTCAAGGGCAACGACAAGATCGAGCTGGTGCAGGCACCCAGCGCGTTCCAGGTGTTC contains these protein-coding regions:
- a CDS encoding glutathione ABC transporter substrate-binding protein encodes the protein MRQPASFAVRPLPALALALTLLCGFAPAAHAQASLTYVQGTEIDTLDPAVSRSTPSQIVISHLFSRLVAWDGPGFNKIVPDLAESWSVSPDGKLWTFKLRQGVKFHDGTPLDAAAVKFNLDRIRSAELGSPNRAYYAAVDAVEAPETHVVTISTKEPSPTLLEILTEEWSAISSPTAIKKHGRAYGRNPVGTGPYVFKSWVPNERAEITRNPDYFGDAGKPERLVFRPVPENAARLIELQTGNADVAANIAPELTAEFKGNDKIELVQAPSAFQVFFELNVTKPPFDNVQMRKAVNLAIDRQAIVDKILLGYGRVPTSPFPEGTQGRRSLAAHKYDPDEARRLITAAFPNGYPDVVTMWTPSGRYTKDRATAEAVQGYLNAVGIKTDFKVWEWASYQKELYRSEIGKGTGKGSNGANMWLLGTGIPNADIRLRRKLSSGDPSNLTGYSNPVVDGLLAKAAREMNYDKRMETYGEIQRVVWEVAPNTIPLFDQVQLIGQRKGVKGLDIYSDEIVEFHHATSGR
- a CDS encoding ABC transporter permease — protein: MDSLTLASRTPEVAGAAQPAVVAATPKRPSGGFLRYLFRARRWIALLSLALLSVVLLATFVAPWIYDWKTITQVNLDRALQGPGGNFWLGTDELGRDLLGRVLWGARITLTVAFGSVAMGMTVGVSLGALCGFYSNAFTATVMRLMDFMIAFPRTLVAIMVVAIAGNSIMSLTVAIAISTMPIYVRFFAAPVQALKRREFVLASRAIGVGDLSLVLTHIIPNIGSLIIVQATTSLAEAILIGSGLSFLGLGPPPPIPEWGAMIANSRAHLTSHPHVLLAPGCALFIVILSFNLVGDALRDYVDPRSRQSQR
- a CDS encoding ABC transporter permease, whose translation is MLNYVIRRLLLFVPMLVGISIAVFLVMHAIPGDIARMAAGPDAAESDIEQIRQNHGLDKPLHQQYFLYLKRLVTEGDLGESFQTYAPVTEGIARTLPATLELATAGMLLAVIVGVPLGIVAALRPRGMLDSALTALAVVGISAPGFFLGLLLMLLFASTLGWLPPTGRGSWQQLVMPAVTLGLPYIATFSRLARSSMLDVLGEDYIRTAYAKGVAKPRVVLRHALANASIPLVTTFGTDFGRLLGGAVIVETVFAWPGMGRYMIDAIMVRDIYVVQGTILVFAALVVLINLLVDLAYGLLDPRITYA
- a CDS encoding LysR substrate-binding domain-containing protein produces the protein MHLNPRQLDAFRKVMVTGSMTIAAELMNISQPAVSRLIKDLETTLAIRLFRREGNRLIPGAEAQRLFREVDRFYQGMEQVERVAQDLKAVRIGTLRVASMTVLGLSLLCEGIRQFSLLRPDVVTSLDVRNSLSVLELTAANQIDIGFVHSLSTEYPGVNAFALPSVAAVCVLPRGHRLRRKKVVQVTDLEGESLISLGPNNPMRIRLEVALTSAGVQCRRPVETTLAYSACNMVAGGLGIAIVDGITASQFANAAVICRPLVPEIHFGFSMVLPAHQPRSKVVSEFIGITTQLFDAGFAQP